In Cytobacillus luteolus, one DNA window encodes the following:
- a CDS encoding EthD family reductase has product MVKLIALYKHPENKEAFNEHYFNVHAPLTAKIPGLRKMEVTKVVGSPMGGEGKYYLMCEMYYDSHEALQTAMRTDEGKASGKDAMKFAGDLITLMIGEELDA; this is encoded by the coding sequence ATGGTAAAATTGATCGCATTATATAAGCACCCTGAAAACAAAGAGGCATTCAACGAGCACTACTTTAACGTACACGCTCCACTAACAGCAAAAATTCCAGGACTACGCAAAATGGAAGTAACAAAAGTGGTTGGAAGCCCAATGGGTGGAGAAGGCAAATACTACCTAATGTGTGAAATGTACTATGACAGCCACGAAGCACTACAAACAGCAATGAGAACAGACGAAGGAAAAGCTTCTGGTAAAGATGCAATGAAATTTGCTGGCGACCTAATCACATTAATGATTGGTGAGGAACTAGATGCTTAA
- a CDS encoding enoyl-CoA hydratase-related protein: MLKTFEHIVTSTNGRLGMIALNRPKVLNAINRKMVSEILEAMEGFDRDNEIRVIVLSGNGRAFAAGADIDEMMDDSSIDLELLNQFTDWDRLAQIKKPIVGAVQGFALGGGFELALCCDLLFASNDAEFGFPEVNLGVMPGAGGTVRLTKLVGKTKAMEWLFTGKRVSAEEALHYGIINRIVAPELLEEETVKFANTIANQAPLSIRLMKESVLKAIDYSLYEGMQFERKNFSLLFSSNDQREGMNAFKEKRRPNFSGN, translated from the coding sequence ATGCTTAAAACTTTCGAACATATCGTTACATCTACTAATGGACGTCTCGGTATGATTGCATTGAATCGCCCAAAGGTGCTAAATGCAATAAATCGAAAAATGGTATCAGAAATTTTAGAAGCTATGGAAGGCTTTGATCGTGATAACGAGATAAGAGTCATTGTGTTATCAGGTAATGGTCGTGCTTTTGCTGCTGGTGCAGATATTGATGAGATGATGGATGACTCTTCCATTGATTTGGAGCTATTGAATCAATTTACAGATTGGGATAGATTAGCTCAAATCAAAAAGCCGATTGTTGGTGCAGTTCAAGGGTTTGCCCTAGGTGGCGGGTTTGAGCTTGCACTATGCTGTGATCTATTATTTGCTTCAAATGATGCAGAGTTCGGATTTCCTGAGGTGAATTTAGGTGTGATGCCAGGAGCTGGCGGAACTGTTCGATTAACAAAGCTTGTGGGAAAAACGAAAGCGATGGAATGGCTTTTCACAGGGAAACGAGTTTCTGCTGAAGAAGCACTCCATTATGGAATCATAAATCGAATCGTAGCTCCCGAATTACTTGAAGAGGAAACCGTTAAGTTCGCAAACACAATTGCGAATCAAGCACCTCTTTCTATTCGACTAATGAAAGAATCAGTTCTAAAAGCAATTGATTATTCACTTTATGAGGGAATGCAGTTTGAAAGAAAGAACTTTTCTCTCTTATTCTCTTCAAATGATCAACGTGAAGGTATGAATGCCTTCAAAGAAAAAAGAAGACCAAATTTTTCAGGGAACTAA
- a CDS encoding enoyl-CoA hydratase/isomerase family protein: MFETIKYEVKNSIAWLTLSRPDKLNAFTEQLNKEVQKALKLASNDQEVRTIVITGEGRAFCSGEDLAGVNDDMDHGEVLRKRYNPMLLELDKCEKPIVAALNGVAAGAGMSLALACDFRIASDKASLVQAFIHVGLIPDAGNLYYLPRIIGHAKALELAVFGESIKAEDALKLGLVTKVIPSDEWETGVEEFASRLAAMPTKAIGLIKRNLKASWHLDLPGFLEKDAEGQRIAGLSNDHKEGIQAFMEKRKPVFNGN, from the coding sequence ATGTTTGAAACAATTAAGTATGAGGTCAAAAACAGCATTGCCTGGCTAACCCTTTCTAGACCTGATAAATTAAATGCATTTACAGAGCAACTGAATAAAGAGGTACAAAAAGCACTAAAGTTAGCTTCGAATGACCAAGAAGTTCGTACGATTGTGATAACGGGAGAAGGTCGTGCATTTTGTTCAGGTGAGGATTTGGCTGGAGTAAATGACGATATGGACCATGGTGAGGTATTACGTAAGAGATATAACCCGATGTTACTTGAACTGGATAAATGTGAAAAACCAATTGTTGCCGCATTAAATGGAGTAGCAGCGGGGGCAGGTATGAGTCTAGCACTCGCTTGTGATTTTAGAATTGCTTCTGATAAAGCGAGTCTTGTTCAAGCCTTTATCCATGTTGGGCTAATTCCTGACGCAGGGAACCTCTACTATTTACCTCGTATAATCGGTCATGCGAAAGCATTAGAGCTTGCTGTCTTTGGTGAAAGTATCAAAGCTGAGGATGCTCTGAAATTAGGCCTTGTTACAAAGGTCATTCCATCAGATGAGTGGGAAACTGGAGTAGAAGAGTTTGCAAGTCGACTTGCTGCTATGCCTACAAAAGCAATTGGGTTAATTAAACGAAACTTAAAAGCTAGCTGGCACTTAGATCTTCCTGGATTTTTAGAAAAAGATGCAGAAGGTCAGCGAATCGCTGGTTTAAGTAATGACCATAAAGAGGGAATCCAAGCTTTTATGGAAAAAAGAAAGCCTGTCTTTAACGGAAACTAA
- a CDS encoding aldehyde dehydrogenase family protein, which translates to MSTVKEQKLELLEMKRSHYSLIINGERAESASGETFTTYNPATGEAVATVSKASIEDAQRAVEAARNAFDHGKWRHFPVNKRQRTLNKIAGIMRSRFNELVELEILDTGKSLAAAQGQVMQAIEDFEFYAGAIVAHRGAVNTMPGAFQNITEKEPVGVCAQIIPWNYPLMMAAWKVAPAIAAGCSIVVKPASLTPLTAIVLGEICIEAGVPAGVVNVIPGAGAEVGNYLVEHENVDKVAFTGSTEIGKDIMAKASQTLKRVTLELGGKSPSIVFDDADIDAAVDGSLFGIFYNTGQSCEARSRLYIHENVYDEFMEKFVEKTKKLKLGNPFEKETHVGAIINRGQLEVIDGYVKSAIADGATVVAGGKEAQVEGFENGFWYEPTIITNVNHEMKSVQEEIFGPVVVVMKFSDEKEAVKLANDSKYGLGSAIWTKDYGRATRVGKQIEAGIVMINCPFSAFPGTPFGGYKQSGFGRELCIETLDLYTETKSLISYYGSRPLNPFGI; encoded by the coding sequence TTGTCTACAGTAAAAGAACAAAAACTAGAGCTATTAGAAATGAAACGATCGCATTATTCATTAATCATTAATGGTGAACGTGCAGAAAGTGCTTCTGGTGAAACGTTTACAACCTATAACCCTGCAACAGGTGAAGCAGTTGCTACTGTTTCCAAAGCTTCTATTGAAGATGCACAGCGTGCTGTTGAGGCTGCAAGAAATGCTTTTGATCATGGTAAATGGAGACATTTCCCTGTTAATAAACGTCAACGTACGTTAAATAAAATTGCTGGGATTATGAGATCTCGTTTTAATGAATTAGTAGAATTAGAGATTTTAGATACTGGTAAATCTTTAGCTGCAGCGCAAGGTCAAGTAATGCAAGCGATCGAAGACTTTGAATTTTATGCCGGTGCAATCGTTGCTCATCGCGGGGCAGTTAATACAATGCCTGGAGCATTCCAAAACATTACAGAAAAAGAGCCAGTAGGTGTATGTGCGCAAATCATTCCTTGGAATTATCCATTAATGATGGCTGCATGGAAAGTAGCACCAGCGATTGCAGCAGGATGTTCAATCGTAGTTAAGCCTGCTAGCTTAACTCCACTGACAGCTATTGTGCTTGGGGAAATTTGCATTGAGGCAGGTGTACCTGCTGGAGTCGTTAACGTGATTCCAGGAGCTGGTGCAGAGGTAGGTAACTATTTAGTAGAACATGAGAATGTAGATAAAGTTGCATTTACAGGGTCAACTGAAATTGGAAAAGACATCATGGCAAAAGCTTCACAAACATTAAAACGTGTGACACTTGAGCTAGGTGGTAAATCACCGAGTATCGTGTTTGACGATGCTGACATTGATGCTGCAGTAGACGGCTCATTATTCGGTATTTTCTATAATACGGGACAGTCTTGTGAAGCACGCTCAAGATTATATATTCATGAGAATGTATACGATGAGTTCATGGAAAAGTTTGTTGAGAAAACAAAGAAATTAAAGCTTGGCAATCCTTTTGAAAAAGAAACACATGTTGGTGCAATCATCAATCGTGGTCAGCTTGAAGTAATTGATGGCTATGTTAAATCAGCCATTGCAGATGGTGCAACGGTTGTAGCTGGTGGAAAAGAAGCGCAAGTAGAAGGCTTTGAAAATGGCTTCTGGTATGAGCCTACCATTATTACAAATGTGAATCATGAGATGAAATCCGTTCAAGAGGAAATCTTTGGTCCAGTTGTAGTCGTTATGAAGTTCTCTGATGAAAAAGAAGCTGTTAAGTTAGCAAATGATAGCAAATACGGTTTAGGTTCTGCGATTTGGACGAAAGATTATGGTCGTGCAACAAGAGTTGGAAAACAGATTGAAGCAGGTATCGTCATGATTAACTGCCCATTCTCTGCATTCCCAGGTACACCATTTGGAGGCTATAAGCAGTCAGGTTTTGGACGTGAGTTATGTATTGAAACACTTGATTTATATACAGAAACCAAGAGTCTCATTTCCTACTATGGTAGCCGACCATTAAATCCATTTGGTATCTAG
- a CDS encoding 3-hydroxyacyl-CoA dehydrogenase — MVKTIVVIGSGVMGRGIAYVSAVGGFDTVLIDIEEKQLKAAENEITSIFNKGLARGKITAQQMEAAKGRLSYSNFLAQHVSYADLVIEAVPEKIEIKKTIFEVIDQHAPDHCYFATNTSTMSPTEIGSFTKRPEKVIAMHFFNPVHKMPLVEIVRGLETNDDTANVIRQVAETMGKETVVVNEFPGFVTSRISALVGNEAFYMLQEGVGTAEEIDKAIKLGLNYPMGPFELGDLVGLDTRLNNLKYLHEKLGEKYRPAPLLEQYVKAGRLGRKTGRGVFDYTSKEVNI; from the coding sequence ATGGTTAAAACAATCGTAGTTATTGGCTCTGGTGTTATGGGCCGTGGCATTGCTTATGTTAGTGCTGTCGGTGGTTTTGATACAGTTTTAATTGATATCGAAGAAAAACAGCTAAAAGCAGCAGAGAATGAGATTACTAGTATTTTTAATAAAGGTCTAGCCCGTGGAAAGATCACTGCCCAACAAATGGAAGCTGCCAAAGGACGCTTATCTTACTCAAACTTCCTTGCTCAACACGTATCTTATGCAGACCTTGTCATTGAGGCAGTTCCTGAAAAAATTGAAATCAAAAAGACCATTTTTGAAGTCATAGATCAGCATGCTCCGGACCATTGCTATTTCGCGACAAATACATCGACAATGAGTCCAACTGAAATTGGATCTTTTACTAAGCGACCGGAAAAAGTGATTGCTATGCACTTTTTTAATCCAGTACATAAAATGCCTCTCGTTGAAATCGTTCGCGGCCTTGAAACAAATGATGACACGGCCAACGTGATAAGGCAGGTTGCAGAAACAATGGGTAAGGAAACTGTTGTTGTAAATGAGTTTCCTGGCTTTGTTACAAGTCGTATCAGTGCTTTAGTAGGAAATGAAGCTTTTTATATGCTTCAAGAAGGTGTAGGGACAGCAGAAGAAATCGATAAAGCGATCAAACTAGGCTTGAATTATCCTATGGGGCCATTTGAGCTTGGAGATCTTGTGGGCCTAGATACTAGATTAAACAACTTGAAATACCTTCATGAAAAGCTTGGGGAAAAGTACCGACCTGCACCGCTCTTAGAGCAATATGTTAAAGCAGGCAGACTTGGCAGAAAAACAGGTCGAGGGGTCTTTGACTATACAAGCAAGGAAGTGAATATATAA
- a CDS encoding 3-oxoadipyl-CoA thiolase — protein sequence MKEVVIVDAVRTPIGRYNGSLKNIRPDDLGAVVIKAIVERNPQVDPREIEEVVFGNANQAGEDNRNVARMSALLAGLPVEVAATTINRLCGSGLDSVNYAARAIAVGEGDIFIAGGTESMTRAPFVMAKPTKDFPRGNMEMFDTTIGWRFINNQLAEMYGTDSMPQTAENVAKQYNLSREEQDYFAYQSQLKARDAMESGRLNDEIVPVSYKDRKGNEVVVEMDEHPRPETTVETLAKLKPLFKDGTVTAGNASGVNDGASALLLMSADKAKELGIKPLASYVVSATAGLEPSIMGIGPIFATRKALERAGLSTSDLDLIELNEAFASQSLACMRDLELDAVKVNVNGGAIAFGHPLGASGARILTTLIYEMKRRSSTYGLATMCVGVGQGIATIVKNIDSK from the coding sequence ATGAAGGAAGTCGTTATTGTTGATGCCGTTCGTACGCCAATAGGGCGCTATAATGGGTCCTTAAAAAATATCCGACCAGACGATCTAGGTGCAGTTGTTATAAAGGCAATAGTGGAACGTAATCCACAAGTGGACCCAAGAGAAATTGAGGAAGTTGTGTTTGGAAATGCAAACCAAGCTGGTGAAGATAACCGAAATGTGGCGCGAATGTCGGCTTTACTCGCGGGCTTACCAGTAGAGGTAGCGGCAACGACCATTAACCGATTATGTGGTTCCGGTCTTGATTCAGTCAATTACGCTGCAAGAGCGATTGCTGTGGGTGAGGGTGATATTTTTATTGCTGGTGGAACCGAAAGTATGACTCGTGCTCCATTTGTCATGGCAAAGCCGACGAAAGATTTTCCAAGAGGAAATATGGAAATGTTTGATACAACGATTGGCTGGCGATTTATCAACAACCAATTGGCTGAAATGTATGGAACAGATAGCATGCCCCAAACCGCTGAAAATGTCGCAAAACAATATAATCTCTCTAGAGAAGAACAAGATTATTTTGCTTACCAAAGTCAGCTTAAAGCTCGAGATGCAATGGAATCTGGTCGATTAAATGATGAAATTGTTCCAGTCTCTTATAAAGATCGTAAAGGGAATGAAGTTGTTGTTGAGATGGATGAACATCCACGTCCTGAAACTACTGTTGAAACTCTGGCCAAACTAAAGCCTTTATTTAAGGATGGTACAGTCACCGCAGGGAATGCCTCTGGTGTAAATGACGGTGCATCAGCTCTTCTATTAATGAGTGCTGACAAAGCAAAGGAACTAGGTATTAAGCCACTTGCTTCCTACGTTGTTTCTGCCACGGCTGGGCTAGAACCATCCATTATGGGAATTGGTCCAATTTTTGCAACTCGAAAGGCTCTAGAGCGAGCAGGCTTATCGACAAGTGATCTTGATTTGATTGAGCTTAACGAGGCTTTTGCTTCGCAGTCACTTGCTTGTATGAGAGATCTAGAATTAGATGCAGTAAAGGTGAATGTGAACGGTGGCGCGATAGCCTTTGGACATCCATTAGGGGCTAGTGGAGCTCGTATTCTAACAACCTTGATTTATGAGATGAAGAGAAGGTCAAGTACCTATGGACTTGCGACAATGTGTGTTGGTGTAGGTCAAGGTATTGCAACGATTGTTAAAAACATAGATTCTAAGTAG
- the paaX gene encoding phenylacetic acid degradation operon negative regulatory protein PaaX, with translation MNTRSMIFTLYGDYISHYGSKIWIGSLIRLLNEFGHNDQSVRAAISRMNKQGWVQADKIGNKSYYSLTPRGQKRIEEAAKRIFKLKPEQWDGKWRMLMYTIPEEIRNVRDELRKELVWSGFGTMSNSCWISANNLEKQVYDLIDKYEISSYVDFFIAEYSGPHENLRLVEKSWDLQDINAKYQEFITEYSQKYIIDKNKIAKGNMTDAECFVERTKLVHEYRKFLFVDPGLPEELLPSQWLGNHAASLFGEYYKELAKPASRFFESVFKDGNEITDKDHDYNAMDHPYIIE, from the coding sequence GTGAATACTAGATCAATGATTTTTACATTATATGGAGATTATATTTCGCATTATGGTAGTAAAATTTGGATTGGAAGTTTGATTAGGCTCTTAAATGAATTTGGTCACAATGATCAATCTGTAAGAGCAGCCATTTCCAGAATGAATAAACAGGGCTGGGTCCAAGCCGATAAGATTGGCAATAAGAGTTACTACTCATTAACACCACGTGGTCAAAAGAGGATTGAAGAAGCTGCCAAAAGGATTTTTAAATTGAAGCCAGAGCAGTGGGATGGAAAATGGAGAATGCTCATGTATACCATTCCAGAGGAAATACGCAATGTGAGAGACGAACTTAGAAAAGAACTAGTTTGGAGCGGCTTTGGAACAATGTCAAACAGCTGCTGGATTTCAGCAAATAATCTTGAAAAACAAGTGTATGATTTAATCGATAAATATGAAATCTCTTCATACGTTGATTTCTTTATTGCTGAATATAGTGGTCCTCATGAAAACCTACGACTCGTCGAGAAAAGCTGGGATCTTCAGGATATCAATGCTAAATATCAAGAATTTATCACTGAGTATAGCCAAAAGTATATCATTGATAAAAATAAGATCGCTAAAGGGAATATGACAGATGCAGAATGCTTTGTAGAACGAACGAAGCTAGTGCATGAGTATCGCAAATTCCTTTTCGTTGATCCAGGGTTACCGGAAGAGCTATTGCCTAGTCAGTGGTTAGGTAACCATGCTGCTTCATTATTTGGAGAGTATTACAAGGAGCTCGCCAAGCCTGCGTCAAGATTTTTTGAAAGTGTTTTTAAAGATGGAAACGAGATAACAGATAAAGACCATGATTATAATGCAATGGATCACCCATATATCATAGAGTAA
- a CDS encoding NAD(P)H-dependent flavin oxidoreductase: MNRLTNLLEIDYPILQGGMGNISNAILTSAVSNAGGLGTIGAGTMSPEEVEQIIIDTKDRTGKPFAVNVAISVSPNVREVLKLVIKHNVKIVSLSAGNPAPFIQKLKEHGVKVITVVASVKQARKAEEAGADVLVAEGYEAAGINSNLETTTLTLIPQIVSQVDIPVVAAGGIGDGKGLAAMLALGACGIQMGTRFIATAEAPFHEEYKKQLLLAQDDGTVIVGRSVGRIRRVLKTGYAQTLLDHETKGITLDEFNQLTTEDYHKIGALQGKGDQGFMNGGQISGLLSDIPTVQELLDRMMREAKEQIKKVNSYL; the protein is encoded by the coding sequence GTGAATAGGTTAACGAATTTATTAGAGATAGATTACCCAATTCTCCAAGGTGGTATGGGAAATATCAGCAATGCAATATTAACGTCTGCTGTATCTAATGCTGGTGGTTTAGGTACAATTGGGGCAGGAACTATGAGCCCAGAAGAAGTTGAACAAATCATCATAGACACAAAAGACAGAACAGGTAAACCTTTTGCAGTTAATGTGGCCATAAGTGTATCCCCTAATGTGCGTGAAGTTCTTAAGTTAGTGATCAAGCATAATGTAAAAATCGTTTCACTATCTGCTGGTAACCCTGCTCCGTTTATTCAAAAGCTAAAGGAGCATGGTGTTAAAGTCATTACGGTGGTAGCTTCTGTTAAGCAAGCTAGAAAAGCAGAAGAGGCTGGTGCCGATGTTCTTGTAGCTGAAGGATATGAGGCTGCAGGAATTAATTCAAATCTCGAAACTACCACTCTTACGCTGATCCCACAAATCGTAAGCCAAGTGGACATTCCAGTTGTCGCCGCAGGTGGAATCGGAGATGGTAAAGGATTGGCTGCCATGCTCGCACTAGGAGCATGTGGTATCCAAATGGGTACTAGATTCATAGCTACTGCTGAAGCACCATTTCATGAAGAATACAAGAAACAGTTACTTCTTGCACAGGACGATGGAACAGTGATTGTTGGAAGATCCGTCGGTAGAATACGCAGAGTTCTCAAAACCGGCTATGCACAAACACTACTAGACCATGAAACTAAAGGAATAACATTAGACGAATTTAATCAACTCACAACAGAAGACTACCACAAAATCGGTGCCCTACAAGGAAAAGGCGACCAAGGCTTCATGAACGGAGGACAAATATCAGGCCTCTTATCAGACATCCCAACCGTCCAAGAACTACTAGACCGCATGATGAGAGAAGCCAAGGAACAAATTAAAAAAGTTAATAGTTATTTATAA